Proteins encoded by one window of Serratia nevei:
- a CDS encoding GNAT family N-acetyltransferase produces MTPIVRNATLEEIHRLYQRIPEFGNLHSLADLQRRIGIPPASLLIAEIDGQPAGFKLGYQQQETVFYSWLGGVLPAFRRHGVAQALLAEQERWAQAQGYHQLTVKTRNRFRAMLTMLLTHHYQIVQLEKKGEVADYRLLLEKNL; encoded by the coding sequence ATGACCCCAATCGTTCGCAACGCCACGCTCGAAGAAATCCACCGTCTTTATCAACGCATCCCCGAATTCGGCAACCTGCATAGCCTGGCCGATCTGCAGCGGCGCATCGGCATCCCCCCCGCCAGCCTGTTGATCGCCGAAATCGACGGTCAGCCGGCCGGTTTTAAGCTCGGTTATCAACAGCAGGAAACGGTGTTTTACAGCTGGTTGGGCGGGGTGCTGCCGGCGTTTCGTCGCCACGGCGTGGCGCAGGCCTTGTTGGCCGAACAGGAACGCTGGGCGCAGGCGCAGGGCTATCACCAGCTGACGGTCAAAACCCGTAACCGGTTCCGCGCCATGCTGACGATGCTGCTCACCCATCACTATCAGATTGTTCAGCTGGAAAAGAAAGGCGAAGTGGCTGATTATCGGCTATTACTGGAAAAAAACTTGTGA
- the glpA gene encoding anaerobic glycerol-3-phosphate dehydrogenase subunit A, with amino-acid sequence MSSYFDGGETDVIIIGGGATGAGIARDCARRGLRCILLERHDIATGATGRNHGLLHSGARYAVTDGESARECIEENRILKRIAHHCIERTDGLFITLPQDSLDYQQQFIAACRQADIDAEAIDPQLALRLEPAANPALIGAVRVPDGTVDPFRLTAANMLDAREHGAQILTYHQVVGLLRSGDRVTGVRVYDHQNQRRYELHAPVVVNAAGIWGQQIAEYADLRIRMFPAKGALLILGHRINNMVINRCRKPADADILVPGDTISLIGTTSTHIDYDQIDNMLVTPQEVDILIREGALLAPTLAQTRILRAYAGVRPLVASDDDPSGRNVSRGIVLLDHAARDGLEGFITITGGKLMTYRLMAEWATDKVCEKLGVNRPCTTAQDALPGSRQSAEETVRSVVSLPASIRGSAIYRHGDRASQVPAADRLDTSLVCECEAVTAGEVRYAVNSLTVNNLVDLRRRTRVGMGTCQGELCACRAAGLLTRFKVSTPQQSIAQLSQFLNERWKGVRPIAWGDALRESEFTSWVYQGLCGLEAQADKEQEADDAI; translated from the coding sequence ATGAGCAGCTATTTTGACGGCGGCGAAACGGATGTGATCATCATCGGCGGCGGCGCCACCGGTGCAGGCATCGCCCGCGACTGTGCGCGGCGCGGCTTGCGCTGCATCTTGCTGGAGCGCCACGACATCGCCACCGGCGCCACCGGCCGCAACCACGGTTTACTGCACAGCGGCGCGCGCTATGCGGTGACCGACGGCGAGTCGGCGCGCGAGTGCATCGAAGAGAACCGCATCCTGAAACGCATTGCCCACCACTGCATCGAGCGCACCGATGGGCTGTTCATCACCCTGCCGCAGGACTCGCTGGACTATCAGCAACAGTTTATCGCCGCCTGTCGCCAGGCCGACATCGACGCCGAAGCGATCGACCCGCAGCTGGCGCTGCGCCTGGAGCCGGCGGCCAACCCGGCGCTGATCGGCGCGGTGCGGGTGCCGGACGGCACCGTCGATCCCTTCCGGCTGACCGCCGCCAACATGCTGGACGCGCGTGAACACGGCGCGCAGATCCTGACCTACCACCAGGTGGTGGGGCTGCTGCGCAGCGGCGACCGGGTGACGGGCGTGCGCGTTTACGACCATCAGAATCAGCGGCGTTATGAGCTGCATGCGCCGGTGGTGGTCAACGCCGCCGGCATCTGGGGCCAGCAGATCGCCGAATACGCCGACTTGCGCATCCGCATGTTCCCGGCCAAAGGGGCGCTGCTGATCCTCGGCCACCGTATCAACAACATGGTGATCAACCGCTGTCGCAAACCGGCGGATGCCGACATCCTGGTGCCGGGCGACACCATCTCGCTGATCGGCACTACCTCGACCCATATCGATTACGACCAAATTGACAACATGCTGGTGACCCCGCAGGAGGTGGACATTCTGATCCGCGAGGGAGCGCTGCTGGCGCCCACCCTGGCGCAGACCCGCATTCTGCGCGCCTATGCCGGGGTGCGGCCGCTGGTGGCCAGCGACGACGATCCCAGCGGGCGCAACGTCAGCCGCGGCATCGTGCTGCTCGATCACGCCGCTCGCGACGGGCTGGAAGGGTTTATCACCATCACCGGCGGCAAGCTGATGACCTACCGCCTGATGGCGGAGTGGGCCACCGATAAGGTGTGCGAAAAGCTTGGCGTAAACCGCCCGTGTACCACCGCGCAGGACGCGTTGCCCGGCTCCCGCCAGTCGGCGGAGGAAACGGTGCGCAGCGTGGTTTCTCTGCCCGCCAGCATTCGCGGCTCGGCAATTTACCGCCACGGCGATCGCGCCAGCCAGGTGCCGGCGGCCGATCGGCTCGACACCAGCCTGGTGTGCGAATGCGAGGCGGTGACCGCCGGGGAAGTGCGCTATGCGGTCAATTCGCTGACCGTCAATAACCTGGTGGATCTGCGCCGCCGCACCCGCGTCGGCATGGGCACCTGCCAGGGGGAACTCTGCGCCTGCCGCGCCGCCGGGCTGCTGACGCGCTTCAAGGTCAGCACGCCGCAGCAGTCCATCGCACAGCTGTCGCAGTTCCTCAACGAACGGTGGAAAGGCGTACGGCCGATCGCCTGGGGCGATGCGCTGCGTGAGAGTGAATTTACCAGCTGGGTTTACCAGGGGTTATGCGGGCTTGAGGCCCAGGCCGACAAGGAGCAGGAGGCGGATGATGCGATTTGA
- the glpT gene encoding glycerol-3-phosphate transporter, protein MLSIFKPAAHTARVPSDKVDPLYRKLRWQIFLGIFFGYAAYYLVRKNFTLAMPYLIEQGFSRGDLGFALSGISIAYGFSKFIMGSVSDRSNPRVFLPAGLILAAAVMLFMGFVPWATSSIAIMFVLLFLCGWFQGMGWPPCGRTMVHWWSQKERGGIVSIWNCAHNVGGGLPPLLFLLGMAWFNDWHAALYMPAFGAILVALIAFALMRDTPQSCGLPPIEEYKNDYPDDYSEKDEEELTAKQIFMQYILPNKLLWYIAVANVFVYLLRYGILDWSPTYLKEVKHFALDKSSWAYFLYEYAGIPGTLLCGWMSDKVFKGNRGATGVFFMTLVTIATVVFWMNPAGNPTVDMICMLVIGFLIYGPVMLIGLHALELAPKKAAGTAAGFTGLFGYLGGSVAASAIVGYTVDFFGWDGGFMVMIGGGVLAVILLLLTMLNEKKHHAEIAAKRG, encoded by the coding sequence ATGTTGAGTATTTTTAAGCCGGCCGCACACACCGCCCGTGTGCCGAGCGATAAGGTAGACCCGCTCTACCGTAAGCTGCGCTGGCAAATTTTCCTGGGGATCTTCTTCGGTTACGCCGCTTACTATCTGGTGCGTAAGAACTTCACCCTGGCCATGCCTTACCTGATCGAACAAGGCTTCAGCCGCGGTGACCTCGGCTTCGCGCTGTCGGGCATCTCCATCGCCTACGGCTTCTCCAAATTCATCATGGGTTCGGTCTCCGACCGTTCCAACCCGCGGGTGTTCCTGCCTGCCGGCCTGATCCTGGCGGCGGCGGTGATGTTGTTCATGGGCTTCGTGCCGTGGGCCACCTCCAGCATCGCCATCATGTTCGTCCTGCTGTTCCTGTGCGGCTGGTTCCAGGGCATGGGTTGGCCGCCGTGCGGCCGCACCATGGTGCACTGGTGGTCGCAGAAAGAACGCGGTGGCATCGTTTCCATCTGGAACTGCGCCCACAACGTGGGTGGCGGCCTGCCGCCGCTGCTGTTCCTGCTGGGTATGGCCTGGTTCAACGACTGGCACGCGGCGCTGTACATGCCGGCCTTCGGTGCCATCCTGGTGGCCCTGATCGCCTTCGCCCTGATGCGCGACACCCCGCAATCCTGCGGCCTGCCGCCGATTGAAGAGTACAAAAACGACTATCCGGACGACTACAGCGAAAAAGACGAAGAAGAGCTGACCGCCAAGCAGATCTTCATGCAGTACATCCTGCCGAACAAGCTGCTGTGGTACATCGCGGTCGCCAACGTGTTCGTCTATCTGCTGCGTTACGGCATTCTGGACTGGTCGCCGACCTACCTGAAAGAAGTGAAACACTTCGCGCTGGACAAGTCGTCCTGGGCCTACTTCCTGTATGAATACGCCGGTATCCCGGGCACCCTGCTGTGCGGCTGGATGTCGGACAAAGTGTTCAAAGGCAACCGCGGCGCCACTGGCGTGTTCTTCATGACGCTGGTGACCATTGCCACCGTGGTGTTCTGGATGAACCCGGCCGGTAACCCGACCGTGGACATGATCTGTATGCTGGTCATCGGCTTCCTGATCTACGGCCCGGTGATGCTGATCGGCCTGCACGCACTGGAGCTGGCGCCGAAGAAAGCCGCCGGCACCGCCGCGGGCTTCACCGGCCTGTTCGGCTACCTGGGCGGCTCGGTTGCAGCCAGCGCCATCGTCGGTTACACCGTGGACTTCTTCGGTTGGGACGGCGGCTTCATGGTGATGATCGGCGGCGGCGTGCTGGCGGTTATCCTGCTGCTGCTGACCATGCTGAACGAAAAGAAACACCACGCGGAAATCGCCGCCAAGCGCGGTTAA
- the glpB gene encoding glycerol-3-phosphate dehydrogenase subunit GlpB, with the protein MRFDVVVIGGGLAGLSCAIAVAEQGKRCAVVSSGQSALYFSSGSLDLLARLPDGTPVEMPLAALPQLAQQAPQHPYALIGPGRVAALSAAAQRLLARCGLNLQGEGTNNHLRITPLGTRRATWLSPQAIPTLPLTGQLPWRRIAVIGIEGFLDFQPQMAADSLSRELGVQTDVAYLHMPALDRLRNNPSEFRAVNIARVLDLMESLPPMAEELRRLAGEADALFLPACLGLEDDASLAVLQDAVGKPIRLLPTLPPSVPGMRLHQALRRRFQQLGGVFMPGDSVLRAECEAGRVTGLYTRNHGDIPLRAQQVVLASGSFFSNGLVADFDGVREPIFGLDVHSRADRADWSRRELFAPQPYLQFGVRTDGRLRAMKQGMPFDNLYAIGAVAGGYDPLQQGCGAGVSLIGALHVAQQIAAEENA; encoded by the coding sequence ATGCGATTTGACGTAGTGGTGATTGGCGGTGGCCTGGCCGGCCTGAGCTGCGCCATTGCCGTGGCCGAACAGGGCAAGCGCTGCGCGGTGGTCAGTTCCGGCCAGAGCGCGCTCTACTTCTCCTCCGGCTCGCTCGATCTGCTGGCGAGATTGCCGGACGGCACGCCGGTCGAGATGCCGCTGGCGGCGTTACCGCAGCTGGCGCAGCAGGCGCCGCAGCATCCGTATGCCCTGATCGGGCCCGGTCGGGTGGCGGCGCTGTCCGCCGCCGCACAGCGGCTGCTGGCGCGCTGCGGGTTGAACCTGCAGGGCGAGGGTACCAATAACCATCTGCGCATTACGCCGCTGGGCACGCGCCGCGCCACCTGGCTCAGCCCGCAGGCGATCCCGACGCTGCCGCTGACCGGCCAACTGCCGTGGCGGCGCATCGCGGTGATCGGCATCGAGGGGTTCCTCGACTTCCAGCCGCAGATGGCCGCCGACTCTCTGAGCCGGGAGCTCGGTGTGCAGACGGACGTGGCCTATCTGCACATGCCGGCGCTGGACAGATTGCGCAATAACCCCAGCGAGTTCCGCGCGGTGAACATCGCCCGGGTACTGGATTTGATGGAAAGCCTGCCGCCGATGGCCGAGGAGCTGCGGCGGCTGGCGGGCGAGGCCGACGCGCTCTTCCTGCCAGCCTGTCTGGGCCTGGAGGACGACGCGTCGCTGGCGGTGCTGCAGGATGCGGTCGGCAAACCTATCCGGCTGCTGCCGACGCTGCCGCCTTCGGTGCCCGGCATGCGTTTGCATCAGGCGCTGCGGCGGCGTTTTCAACAGCTGGGCGGCGTTTTCATGCCTGGCGACAGCGTGCTGCGCGCCGAGTGCGAAGCCGGCCGCGTCACCGGCCTATATACCCGCAACCACGGCGATATTCCGCTGCGGGCGCAGCAGGTGGTGCTGGCCAGCGGCAGCTTCTTCAGCAATGGGCTGGTGGCGGATTTCGACGGGGTACGCGAGCCGATCTTCGGGCTGGACGTGCACAGCCGCGCCGATCGCGCCGACTGGAGCCGGCGCGAGCTGTTTGCACCGCAGCCTTATCTGCAGTTTGGCGTGCGCACCGACGGCAGGCTGCGGGCGATGAAACAGGGAATGCCGTTCGACAATCTGTATGCCATCGGCGCGGTCGCCGGCGGCTACGATCCGCTGCAGCAGGGCTGCGGCGCCGGCGTGTCATTGATCGGTGCGCTGCACGTCGCGCAGCAGATCGCCGCGGAGGAAAACGCATGA
- the glpC gene encoding anaerobic glycerol-3-phosphate dehydrogenase subunit GlpC: MSLHQDHSFESCIKCTVCTTYCPVAKVNPLYPGPKQAGPDGERLRLKDPALYDEALKYCTNCKRCEVACPSDVKIGDIIQRARADFAQSKPTLRDAILSHTDIMGSLSTPFAPIVNAATGLKPVRKLLDKALKIDHRRELPKYSFGTFRRWYRQQAQAQQRYAEQVAFFHGCFVNYNHPQLGKDLIRVFNALDIGVQLLKREKCCGVPLIANGFIEQAKKQARVNAESLHETVLERGIPVVATSSSCTFTLRDEYPHLLDVDTTPVRDRVELATRYLYRLINQGRSLPLKHTPLRVAYHTPCHMEKMGWTAYTLELLRQIPGLELVVLDSQCCGIAGTYGFKSENYATSQGIGAPLFRQIEESGVDLVVTDCETCKWQIEMSTSKRCEHPITLLAQALA; encoded by the coding sequence ATGAGCCTGCATCAGGACCACAGCTTTGAAAGCTGCATCAAATGCACCGTCTGCACCACCTACTGCCCGGTCGCCAAAGTGAACCCGCTCTATCCGGGGCCAAAACAGGCGGGGCCGGACGGCGAGCGGCTGCGGTTGAAAGATCCGGCGCTGTACGACGAAGCGCTGAAATACTGCACCAACTGCAAGCGCTGTGAAGTGGCCTGCCCGTCCGACGTCAAAATCGGCGACATCATTCAGCGCGCCCGCGCCGACTTCGCCCAGAGCAAGCCGACGCTGCGCGACGCCATCCTCAGCCACACCGACATCATGGGCTCGCTGTCGACGCCGTTCGCGCCGATCGTCAACGCCGCTACCGGGCTGAAACCGGTGCGCAAGCTGTTGGACAAGGCGCTGAAGATCGATCACCGCCGTGAACTGCCGAAATACTCGTTCGGCACTTTCCGCCGCTGGTACCGGCAACAGGCGCAGGCTCAGCAGCGTTACGCCGAGCAGGTGGCGTTTTTCCACGGCTGCTTCGTCAACTATAACCATCCGCAGCTGGGCAAGGATTTGATCCGGGTGTTCAACGCGCTGGATATCGGCGTGCAGCTGCTGAAACGCGAGAAATGCTGCGGCGTGCCGCTGATCGCCAACGGGTTTATCGAGCAGGCCAAAAAGCAGGCCAGGGTCAACGCCGAATCGCTGCATGAAACGGTGTTGGAACGCGGTATCCCGGTGGTGGCAACCTCATCGAGCTGCACCTTCACCCTGCGCGACGAATACCCTCATCTGCTGGACGTGGACACCACCCCGGTGCGCGATCGGGTGGAGCTGGCGACGCGCTATCTCTATCGCCTGATCAATCAGGGGCGTAGCCTGCCGTTGAAGCACACGCCGCTGCGGGTGGCATATCACACGCCTTGCCATATGGAGAAGATGGGCTGGACCGCCTACACCCTGGAGCTGCTGCGGCAGATACCGGGGCTGGAGCTGGTGGTGCTGGATTCGCAGTGCTGCGGCATCGCCGGCACCTACGGGTTCAAATCGGAGAACTATGCCACTTCGCAAGGTATCGGCGCGCCGCTGTTCCGGCAGATAGAAGAGAGCGGGGTGGATCTGGTGGTGACCGACTGCGAGACCTGCAAATGGCAGATAGAAATGTCCACCAGCAAGCGCTGTGAACATCCGATCACCCTGCTGGCGCAGGCGCTGGCGTAA
- the yigL gene encoding sugar/pyridoxal phosphate phosphatase YigL translates to MYHVVASDLDGTLLSPDHTLSPYAKETLKLLTQRGVHFVFATGRHHIDVAQIRDSLEISAFMITSNGARVHNTAGELIFSHNLDGDIARDLYGMLHDDPEITTNVYRNDDWFINRESPEQEEFFQESVFKYQLFEPGLLETDGVCKVYFTCEDHERLLQVEDAINARWGDRVNVSFSFPTCLEVMAGGVSKGHALEEVAKIIGYTLQECIAFGDGMNDLEMLSMAGKGCIMRDAHQRLKDMLPELEVIGSNVDNAVPHYLRKMFL, encoded by the coding sequence ATGTATCACGTCGTCGCTTCCGATTTAGATGGCACGCTGCTGTCTCCCGACCATACCCTGTCGCCGTACGCCAAAGAAACGCTGAAGTTGCTGACCCAGCGCGGCGTGCATTTCGTGTTCGCCACCGGCCGCCACCATATCGACGTGGCGCAGATCCGCGACAGCCTGGAGATCAGCGCCTTTATGATCACCTCTAACGGCGCGCGGGTGCATAACACCGCCGGCGAGTTGATCTTCAGCCATAACCTGGACGGGGATATCGCCCGCGATCTGTACGGCATGCTGCACGACGATCCGGAGATCACCACTAACGTCTACCGCAACGATGACTGGTTCATCAACCGCGAAAGCCCGGAGCAGGAAGAGTTCTTCCAGGAGTCGGTGTTCAAATATCAGCTGTTCGAGCCGGGCCTGCTGGAAACCGACGGCGTCTGTAAGGTCTACTTCACCTGCGAAGATCACGAGCGGCTGCTGCAGGTGGAAGATGCCATCAACGCGCGCTGGGGCGATCGGGTCAACGTCAGCTTCTCGTTCCCGACCTGCCTGGAAGTGATGGCGGGTGGCGTGTCGAAAGGGCATGCGCTGGAAGAAGTGGCCAAGATCATCGGCTATACGCTGCAAGAGTGCATCGCCTTCGGCGACGGCATGAACGATCTGGAGATGCTGTCGATGGCCGGTAAGGGCTGCATCATGCGCGATGCGCATCAGCGCCTGAAGGATATGCTGCCGGAGCTGGAAGTGATCGGCTCCAACGTCGATAACGCGGTGCCGCACTACCTGCGCAAGATGTTCCTCTGA
- the glpQ gene encoding glycerophosphodiester phosphodiesterase encodes MRTQVKALLTGIILATSMVSAAQAADKVVIAHRGASGYLPEHTLPAKAMAYAQGADYLEQDLVMTKDNELVVLHDHYLDRVTDVAERFPDRARKDGRYYAIDFTLAEIKSLKFTEGFEIENGKKVQGYPGRFPMGKSDFRVHTFQEEIEFVQGLNHSTGKNIGIYPEIKAPWFHKQEGKDISSKVLAVLKQYGYTGKNDNVYLQCFDANELKRIKNELEPKLGMDLKLVQLIAYNDWQETYEQKADGKWVEYDYDWMFKPGAMKKIAQYADGIGPDYHMLVVADQSKPGHIVLTDMVKEAHASKLAVHPFTIRADALPKYVTDVNQLYDVIYNQAGVDGVFTDFPDKGVQFLQKQGQHK; translated from the coding sequence ATGCGGACTCAAGTCAAAGCCCTGCTGACAGGGATCATTCTCGCCACCTCGATGGTCAGCGCCGCACAGGCAGCGGACAAAGTGGTGATCGCCCACCGCGGCGCCAGCGGCTACCTGCCGGAACATACCCTGCCGGCGAAAGCGATGGCCTACGCCCAGGGCGCCGATTACCTCGAACAAGATCTGGTGATGACCAAGGACAACGAGCTGGTGGTGCTGCACGACCATTACCTCGATCGCGTCACCGACGTCGCCGAACGCTTCCCGGACCGCGCGCGCAAAGACGGCCGCTACTACGCCATCGACTTTACGCTGGCGGAGATCAAATCGCTGAAGTTCACCGAAGGCTTTGAAATCGAAAACGGCAAGAAGGTACAGGGTTATCCTGGCCGCTTCCCGATGGGCAAATCCGACTTCCGCGTACACACCTTCCAGGAAGAGATCGAGTTCGTGCAGGGTCTGAACCATTCGACCGGCAAAAACATCGGCATCTACCCTGAAATCAAGGCGCCGTGGTTCCACAAACAGGAAGGCAAAGACATCTCCAGCAAAGTGCTGGCGGTACTCAAGCAGTACGGTTACACCGGCAAGAACGATAACGTCTACCTGCAGTGCTTCGACGCCAACGAGCTCAAACGCATCAAGAACGAGCTGGAGCCGAAGCTGGGCATGGATCTGAAGCTGGTGCAGCTGATCGCCTATAACGACTGGCAGGAAACCTACGAGCAGAAAGCCGACGGCAAGTGGGTAGAATACGACTACGACTGGATGTTCAAGCCGGGCGCGATGAAGAAAATCGCTCAGTATGCCGACGGCATCGGGCCGGACTACCACATGCTGGTGGTCGCGGATCAATCCAAGCCGGGCCACATCGTGCTGACCGACATGGTGAAAGAAGCGCATGCCAGCAAGCTGGCGGTGCACCCGTTCACCATCCGCGCCGATGCGCTGCCGAAGTACGTGACCGACGTGAACCAGCTGTATGACGTGATTTACAACCAGGCCGGCGTCGACGGTGTGTTCACCGACTTCCCGGACAAGGGCGTGCAGTTCCTGCAGAAGCAGGGCCAGCACAAGTAA
- a CDS encoding 7-cyano-7-deazaguanine/7-aminomethyl-7-deazaguanine transporter translates to MYSFTAQQRFTALVWLSLFHIAIITSSNYLVQLPITVFGFHTTWGAFTFPFIFLATDLTVRIFGAPLARRIILAVMVPALFISYVISTVTYQGEWQGFAALGSFNLFVARIAVASFMAYVLGQILDVHVFNRLRQRSAWWVAPAAAMFFGNISDTLAFFFIAFYKSSDPFMANNWVEIALVDYSFKVMICLLFFLPMYGVLLNMLLKRIAARSGSLQPS, encoded by the coding sequence ATGTATTCGTTTACCGCACAGCAGCGCTTCACGGCGTTGGTCTGGCTTTCGCTGTTTCATATCGCCATCATTACCTCCAGCAACTACCTGGTGCAGCTGCCGATCACCGTTTTCGGCTTCCATACCACCTGGGGCGCCTTTACCTTCCCGTTTATCTTCCTGGCGACCGATCTGACCGTGCGCATTTTCGGCGCGCCGCTGGCGCGGCGGATTATCCTGGCGGTGATGGTGCCGGCGCTGTTCATCTCTTACGTGATCTCCACCGTCACCTATCAGGGAGAGTGGCAGGGATTCGCGGCGCTGGGCAGTTTTAACCTGTTCGTGGCGCGCATCGCCGTCGCCAGCTTTATGGCCTACGTGCTCGGCCAGATCCTCGACGTTCACGTCTTCAACCGCCTGCGCCAGCGCAGCGCCTGGTGGGTGGCGCCGGCAGCGGCGATGTTCTTCGGCAACATCAGCGATACGCTGGCGTTCTTCTTCATCGCCTTCTACAAGAGCAGCGATCCCTTCATGGCCAACAACTGGGTGGAGATCGCGCTGGTGGATTACAGCTTCAAGGTGATGATCTGCCTGCTGTTCTTCCTGCCGATGTACGGCGTGTTGCTGAACATGCTGCTCAAACGCATCGCGGCGCGCAGCGGCAGCCTGCAGCCGAGCTGA
- the tusA gene encoding sulfurtransferase TusA — MTDLFAQADQTLDALGLRCPEPVMMVRKTVRHMDNGETLLIIADDPATTRDIPGFCRFMEHTLVAQETEQAPYRYLLRKGV, encoded by the coding sequence ATGACTGACTTATTTGCCCAGGCAGACCAGACGCTCGACGCGCTGGGCCTGCGTTGCCCGGAACCGGTGATGATGGTGCGTAAAACCGTGCGCCATATGGACAACGGCGAAACGCTGCTGATTATCGCCGACGATCCGGCTACCACCCGCGATATCCCGGGGTTCTGCCGTTTTATGGAACACACGCTGGTGGCGCAGGAGACCGAGCAGGCGCCATACCGTTATCTGTTGCGTAAAGGCGTATAA
- a CDS encoding DcrB family lipoprotein, which produces MRKVAKLMGISLLALGLAACDGNTKDTKAAPDGAAASAPAGQQVSLLDGKLTFTLPVGMADQTSKLEKPANNMHAYADSTSQRLVVVILGDKTADSLETLAQRLENNQRANDANLQLITNKAIDVDGVPLRQLDSIVTNSGKKAYSSILVGALNNNLLTIQISLPADNQQQAQTEAEGIISTLKLKQ; this is translated from the coding sequence ATGCGTAAAGTAGCGAAATTGATGGGTATCAGCCTGCTGGCGCTTGGCCTCGCGGCCTGCGACGGCAACACCAAAGACACCAAGGCAGCGCCAGACGGCGCGGCGGCCAGCGCGCCGGCCGGGCAGCAGGTGAGCCTGCTGGACGGTAAACTGACGTTCACCCTGCCGGTCGGCATGGCGGATCAAACCAGCAAGTTGGAAAAACCGGCCAACAACATGCACGCATATGCTGACAGCACCAGCCAGCGCCTAGTGGTTGTGATCCTGGGCGACAAGACCGCCGACAGTCTGGAAACCCTGGCCCAACGGTTGGAAAACAACCAACGCGCGAACGACGCCAATCTGCAGCTGATTACCAACAAGGCTATCGACGTAGACGGCGTGCCGCTGCGTCAGCTGGACAGCATCGTCACCAACAGTGGCAAGAAAGCTTACTCTTCCATTCTGGTTGGCGCACTGAACAACAACTTGCTGACCATCCAGATCTCGCTGCCGGCAGACAATCAGCAGCAGGCGCAGACCGAAGCCGAAGGCATCATCTCCACCCTGAAGCTGAAGCAGTAA